The following DNA comes from Alnus glutinosa chromosome 6, dhAlnGlut1.1, whole genome shotgun sequence.
gttaagccgaaaggcatcactaaccattcatacaaaccatatttagttttaaaagcagttttccattcatcaccttccttcatcctaatttgatgatatccactcttaagatcaatttttgtaaagacacaagaaccatgcaattcatccagcatatcatctaacctaggaataggatgacgatactttaccgttatgttgttgatggcccggcagtcaacacacattctccatgttccatccttcttaggaactaatagcaccgggaccgcacaaggactcatgctttcacgcacataccccttctccaataattcacctacttgcctctgaagttccttggtctcctcaggattgctcctataagcaggtcggttaggaattgatgcaccgggtatgaaatcaatttgatgttcaatccctcggattggaggtaagccactaggtacctcttcgggaaagacatcttcaaacttctgcaaaagagaaacaatattgctcggcaaagtaccgacgagatcattagtacataaaagagcctccttgtacatgagtacaataaggggctggtgtgaaaataatgctctcttgatctcacttttttttgcaatgtaactgaatttttcctctcttgctctcactatggccgaaatcctctctctttctttttcactctgatcaatgtttttctctctttctttttttttcaactcttttttttcactttcggccttcctttctttttcttttttcttttcatttgatctttgtaactttagttggtcctccatgacctgttttggagttaatggcacaagagtaatgggttgccttttaagagtgaaagaatacctatttgtgaatccatcatgcgtaaccctccgatcatactgccatggtcttcccaacaataaatggcatgcatgcataggaaccacatcacaaagcacctcatcctcatatttgccaatggataatgccaccaacacttgccttgtcaccttgatttcgccacattcattcagccactgaagccggtaagggtgaggatgtttcaaggtggttaaggccaatttctccaccaaataagtgctggctacgtttgtgcaactcccaccatcaataatgacgctgcaaactttgttatttacaaagcaccgagtatgaaacaagttttccctttggttactttcttcctccttaacttgcacattgagaactcgccttgctaccaataaatctccaaccacagcattttgctcatcatcggcatcctccaaaggtggcatgtcatcatcatctacttcttcctcattctccgactcaagctctccttgggcgtttatcaccatcacccttttgtttacacactggctggctatgtgtccccgcccctgacatttaaaacacttaatatcacgtgttttagaaatagaagcctcggtgttacctgaagtagtggtggttgttggtttggcattcttagagggttcaaatttttgcttattttgaagctgctcgtccctttttggagctgtcttccatgggctggtggtagccataggttgtcccctcctagccaatccctttcgtttgaattgttcctccacttttatggcttgatgcaccatatctgttaactcaacatagtgctgcaactcgactatatctgcaatctcacgatttaaaccgtgcaaaaacctagccatggtggcttctcggtcctcttctacattagcccggatcattgctacctccatctccttgtaatactcatccacactcttggaaccttgagttagcctctgcaacttttgatacaatcccctataataatggttgggtacaaaacgcctcctcataagcattttcatctcctcccaagtgtccacgggtggctctctatttctcctcctattaatcagtaattgatcccaccaaacaatggcataatctgtgaattcaattgcagccaacttaaccttctttatctccgagtagttgtgacaatcaaacaccatctccattttagtttcccactccaaataagcttcaggatcatttttaccttgaaaagacggaattttaatctttatgtttcctaaatcattatccctcctaggcctacccatcctagcttctctattcccatacccacgctcaaacctgcctcggttcaaatatggctcatcaaattcctccaactccgcctcttcctcaacattccgccacggaacacgcccaccttgttgcctattgggattgtcttgttgctgtcccctaggagtttctgcttctaccctgtccaacctctcgtgaataggttctaattcagccctcaacatacgcctcatctcccctaacaacgcttgcatttggaggttcgaagctgcgggttgtcgaaattcttcggttgtgtattcttcttgattattggacatgtttagaatctgcaaaacaaggttagaatcctcacaagcactccctcacgtgtttcactcaagaattaatacacttacactcgtgttttcactctaaacggcttttaccctcttttggtctcacacactcttgcctttttccactcttttgtgtcttcttagttcttaatcgaacttcaagaaactaattcaaaataatccagcagcaattgagaaataaccaaaactcatcaaaaaggtcaagaacttgaataatgtgagaaacaagatagaaaggaagaaattttcttactcagaaaggtcaagaacttgaataaggtgagaaacaagatagaaagtaagaaattttcttactggaatcgagtactttttcttttcttttcttttcttttctttttttttttttttttttttttttttttttttttcacagcagggaacaggagattaaaaaaaatagaaacaataataaaagatagtcaaacttgccttagaaccaaggctctgataccaaaatgatatgaactccaccaacaaatgtgatgaaacccgatagcaatgatggtttgaaaccccaagatcgtgtagacaagaattgttgaggcttgacccgtcacctaactagatgagaaaccaagactacgaaggattgaaacgccacaccaagaatctgaatctcttcaagaatcaaggtgataagtttggttgtttgaacgccacaagattaacttgataagctcaaaaaagttctttcaagaacaaagaggaacacaagacctcacaataataattttctgaaaacaaaattctatatcccttacaaaattcgttatgcccatatatatacttggaacaaccctccaagaataggaaaagtcttaattatagctttaaaagcaacacaagtgccaacataaacaagtcccaatatttttaggtctctttggacttctagaggcaaccaaaataactaaatgactaaattcataaccagccaagaccaagttcattcccctatttaatatccttgaaactcaacgagttcacaccctttaatggtcaaaccaagctggtcacgtttttgcatgctaattatcctcttcaactgctttgatgacatggactaagccttgattattatttgagcccatcttggtctttttagaatcagcccaattctcttggattagcccatttagtgcttccttgaaacgtttggctctaagtcttgtaattgggccactaggaagtgacaaagggtcttgcacaacttcagccccattcccatgtgtatgatcagcatgtccagctccttggtttccatcacaTTTGATCcctttgaagataaagatcaatcaacaccaaatcacttcaattttcggattgcaaagtatatcaaaCAACTATTTCcgaaatttctttcttcttctttttatttatttattttattttattttattttataactatgcAACAACCTTTGAATAcgctgccttttttttttttgaatacaAATTCGGTCACAAGCAATAATATTGAATTGCAatttctgaaagaaaaaaattgatttgatttcaaCAACAAGAAATGGAAATAGACAAAGGACAAACGATAACGAAAATGGAATTCGAATTTGGAAaattacagatatggaaattaaagcaaggattcaaatctggaaaatcgAAACAAAGATACAAATCTGGAAAATTAAGGAAAAggttcaaatctgaaaattaaggcaaagattcaaatatggaaattaaggcaaagattcaaatctggaaattaaaggcaaagattcaaatctgaaaattaaagcaatgattcaaatctagaaattaaagcaaagatttgtATAGTCAATTAAAGAATTCGCAGATTtgaattcttgaatcaagtACACGAATAATCAATTGTGAAAATCATAGATCTGAATTCAAACACACCAAATtaacaagaatgaagaaggaattGGAGATGAGACTAGAGAACCTTAGAACACgcctaagacaagaaaaaaaaaaaaaaaaaaaaaaaaaaaaaaaaacccaaatgcAACAATTAAAAAGGATAAATTAGACCTGATTTGGAACTGAGCtcgataccaaatgatgtgaacccgtgggatcgaactctcttgaacccacaatcaaattaaaacctacccaagaaagccaagaatcaagtcaagaagatctagacccgttgaaatcttgtttcaagaacctagattcaatgagaacgccacaaagggtttgcctttgataagttattagttcaatcaagaacaagtagagaaaactgaaaagttttctataaagaacaaaaacttcattcaccTTCAACTTGTCTAGCAAATGCGGCTAtaagtctttttaaaatctctccatgaaaccctaaacctgCTAAGGCCTACattaattaaaagacatggattaaacatcttcaagcccaaaacatcaTAAACCACACTTCTATAGCTAacaaaagaagtccacttaatgaaataaataggcccaaaagactacaaccatagaaacataaaaataggcctacacgcctatacttaatgaaataaaaagtctgcactaaaccactaggctatgccacCCTCAATCTGccgcttgtatcacatggatcAAAGTTGgatcttcttctttcaagccgaTCTTGAATGTTAGGGTCTTGcttgataaatttgcaaactcggccaaagtggattgcaccaatcattgcattgcttccttgatcttcttcactcttgaccttgtgattggcccatctggaacttgcaagggatctttaagatttggtctaccatggggcccatcacGAATTCCTAGTCCAACACCTAGCATGGTTCACCACACCTATCAGACATGCCAGATTTCAAGACTAATTTTGATACTCCTTCCCCTACTCAGATGGCAGACATATCCGCTAATGTAAGTATGCCAAACGTTAGTGGTGCTAAGACACAGCATGGGGATGTTGGGGTGCCGCATGGTCCGGAGGGCCCGCAGGGTGCACATGTAGTTGACCCTACTGAATAGGAGCTGCTGCACCCTGACCAGCTCATGTTgactggtatatatatatatatatcaaatatttttatacatatatatatagttcaaatTTAGATCATTAATAAATAATGTGCATGTGTTAGGTACCAATTCCAATGGGGACACCTAGTACGAAGTAGTTACGAAACCGCCTTCGTATTGGGAGATCCCACCGGGAAAGAAGATAGTGTTGCAATTCAATAATTTATACCAGCCATTAGGACTGAGCGTTGGCAAATTCAGACGAAATCGTGGCAAGTTAATTAGAAATGGGGCCTTCGTCAATATGCATGACGAATGGGGGAGTGTAGACCTTGTTAAGAGGCCATGTTTATGGGAGGCATTGATGGTATGTCATATCCATAAcacattattaatatttttttttttgtttttgttttggttttttttttcttctagaatttaatatatcaaaatttaaattgcACAGACAGAATTCTTCATCCTGCCTCAGTTTAATTCCGAGGAAGTAAAAAAAGAAGTCTTCATGGACGTGAGCCAAAAGATGCGAACTAGGAGATGCTACAAAAAGCAAAAGCTTAAAACTCAACCGGGCAAAACGCCTGCAATGGTACGGGAAAGAGTAGGGGATGTGCCTTTCACAGGGTGGGACCTTGAAGACATGACAGAGTTATTGGCCAGATGGTGTGACAAGGCGTTTCAAGTACGTAGGTTATAATCGAGGACTTATATTACTAGTTTCTGTACTTTTCCTAATTTCATGTCGTTGTGCATATCATATAACTAACATATTGGAAATGTGAATTGTGTAGGAGTACGCCACTCATATGAAGGGTTTATGAAATCTGAACGATTACCACATTGTTGCGGCAACAAAAGCTTTGCCAGGGTGTCACACGAGGATGTATGTATACCAAATTTTACCTATCCAAACGACATAACGCGGGAGAGATGTGTATGTAAAATGCtcttttgtttattaattatttatttacaattgaCATATGTCTAATGTCACTAATTTAATATAGGAAAGAATGAAGGATCTAATACCAAATGACCTTGCTGCATCAGAGAGCGTCACTGAAGGGATGGTGTACTAACTTCCACACGATGCGTATTCCCATGCGTTTGGGAATAAGCCCGAGTACTTAGGCAGAGGTTAGAGGGGTTGGGAAGAATGTTAGGCCTATCTTAGGGACCACACACACATACTATACCCCCACACAGGGACGATCTTAGCGTGCTAGGCACTCCACCCCGGCCTCACAAGAAGAAATCAACCGAGTTTACGCTTTAATATTGGAGGCTAAACGAGAAGCGCGCGCAACTGAGATTGAGgctatttagagagagagagagagagagcgcaaGGCGGCAGAGGAACAATTCAATGTTTTGTGGGCAAGGCGCGAGGCTAATAGTGTCGTTTGAGCCACAATACGTCAACGATCACAGCCTTTGATCAGGATACCCTCCCACCTGTCACACGTCATCGCACCTTGCTAGCTTGTGAGATCATCTGTGGGTATTATATCATATTGtttgttaacttttttattttgtatttttttatcattcgtACGTGCTGCTGTTTAGGCTAATACGGTTCAACACCATGGTGCTGCCCATACGGATTAGACGACAACTGCTGATATAGATAGTCGTGACAAATCCACCCCTTTAGAatagttgtatttttattttttttttgaaaaaaaaacaatagttttattttttgtgtggaGACTGAATGATTATATATATGACAAAGGTAtattgtattttgttattgtaattaatgttttgatttttaatgattATGCTTGTTGATAATCAATGGAAATATATCAACTGCGAAATATAAATATGgtataacaaataattaaaaattattttaaggcttaaatatatactttaaatttACCAACTTAATCATTAAATACATGTGTTATAccataacacacacacacacacacacacacacacacacacacacacacatatatatatatagtatactaatacATGAATACTATATATACAATATTACTAATATGTAGGGTATATATGGTTAATTAGGgaggtttagggtttacatgcatataaaatatacaattttaagACGTGGCAAATATGGTAACAAAATAAACTATCATGTTACTATAATTGTAACGTGATCAATGTGCACGTTACTATATATTTAATAACATGCACAATACCACGTTACTACAGAGTAACGGATAAATTTACCGCGTTATTATGTAGTAACATGTATCTTTCCAGGTTACTATGTAGTAACGCATAAATTTACCGCGTTATTATGTAGTAACATGTATCTTTCCACGTTACTATGTAGTAACGTGTAAATTTACCAGGTTACTACCTAGTAACACACAAAATTTTACACGTTACAACGTAGTTATACGTGTCAAATTTTGCACGTAACTATATATTTCAGTAACGCAGAAATTAGTGTCAAGTTACTAAACTCACTCACGTGTAAAATTTTACATGTTAGTAAtttcatgtttttttgtagtgcaaggAGCAAATTGCATCCCATGCAACTCAAATTACATCCCATGCAACTCAAATTACATGGAAATATACAAGGAAAGCATCCAGgctaaaaaattcaatttgacaTTAGCTAGTTACTAGGTTGGTACCTCAGTTGAATGCTTTATGACATGTGTGTGTTGTCTTGTAGTTATGTTCATGCATGCTTGCAAACTAAGTTGCACCATAATAGAGGAATAGAGATATATAAAGATCACATGGGTTATGTAATGTCCAAGTAATTAATTAGGTGTTAAAAACATTAATTAGACAAATTAAGTGAGCAATTCAAGAGTTAAGTGGGAAATTAGAGTTAGAAAATATTATGTGTTAGTATTGATTGTCATTacaattgttagtattttataggggtaattaccttttccccccatcaactaccagccattgtcaacatgtccccatgaactgacacatcaaccaaaagagagtatccaactaccaactttacatattttgccccCTTCCGCCAGTCTAATTcgtgaaaagacttaaataccctaactcaaattcaaaaatgacataaatgccctcaactttttgatatgaactccaccaacaaatgtgatgaaacccgatagcaatgatggtttgaaaccccaagatcgtgtagacaagaattgttgaggcttgacccgtcacctaactagatgagaaaccaagactacgaaggattgaaacgccacaccaagaatctgaatctcttcaagaatcaaggtgataagtttggttgtttgaacgccacaagattaacttgataagctcaaaaagttctttcaagaacaaagaggaacacaagacctcacaataataattttctgaaaacaaaattctatatcccttacaaaattcgttatgcccatatatatacttggaacaaccctccaagaataggaaaagtcttaattatagctttaaaagcaacacaagtgccaacataaacaagtcccaatatttttaggtctctttggacttctagaggcaaccaaaataactaaatgactaaattcataaccagccaagaccaagttcattcccctatttaatatccttgaaactcaacgagttcacaccctttaatggtcaaaccaagctggtcacgtttttgcatgctaattatcctcttcaactgctttgatgacatggactaagccttgattattatttgagcccatcttggtctttttagaatcagcccaattctcttggattagcccatttaatgcttccttgaaacgtttggctctaagtcttgtaattgggccactaggaagtgacaaagggtcttgcacaacttcagccccattcccatgtgtatgatcagcatgtccagctccttggtttccatcacttttttaaatatattaatttttatatttttttattaattattgttggagggcattttggtctttaaaccaaaattaacgcccaaaaatggaatattccgtccaagttaacggaattccctgacggaagggggcaaagtatgtaaagttggtagttggatactctcttttggtcgaggtgtcagttcatgggggcaggttgacaatggctggtagttgatggggggaaaaggtaattacccctattttatattggcaacattttggttgacaaaaaaactttatataacgtttgctttttaacagaattatcggttctattcagagtcttcaagtaatatggatagtatctcatttcatgccatgtgtatggtcacaagtttctaagaagatgtccatgaagattccgtgcaatttccaagtcagaacagccggttcttgtgcaaccgtccggatgggcctttgaaggcatttggacgccccgcagtgtctagaagcttcagctattcagaatccgagtagaaattggatttcatgttcaggaCGTAAGGTCAATCGTCGGGACGTAAGGTcaacaccgtccaaacgctTTTTAGGTTTTCAGGAAGatttctgcacacgtctcagtgtttttatcataccTCTCTGTTCGAGTATCGGATtaagacgaaattggtgtcgttggaaagctaagaaaaattCCTACAACTTGAATGTATAGACAGTAAATAGAAACGTccagaagaaaagaaagtagcATCCGAACGGCAGCtagaaatttgagaaatttcagaattccttttcagacatggaaacagttgaccgtccggacgccctttgCTTGCTGTCCGGACGCCGTCCATAAGACTCTgattttgagtagaattaggttttctgaagcctataaatagaggcctctaggcatgtgttttgtacataattcgatattgaattctcttagctttaagagggtgtttagggagaatttaagatctgctagctctcaagccgttgccggtgtgtgcttcttgttcgtgtgaagtctatcttaggggtcagccctaaggtaaaggaatccatcaaacaccctttcaagtaggagacttggttgggaaccgttcacgatgggcttcgtgttatagttagaagtatgactactgcaataggttttgtgagtacgagtgctttgtaattTGCTTTGTCTTtagatagtgaatttcctgggtttggctgcccgagagtggtttttctcttcatagagtttctacttcgtcaacaaatatcttgtcttctttaaattcctcatttaagatattttgttgcacacaaacacacacttggttcttttagaagtcattattttattttttcaattggtgtCAGAG
Coding sequences within:
- the LOC133871555 gene encoding uncharacterized protein LOC133871555, which produces MQALLGEMRRMLRAELEPIHERLDRVEAETPRGQQQDNPNRQQGGRVPWRNVEEEAELEEFDEPYLNRGRFERGYGNREARMGRPRRDNDLGNIKIKIPSFQGKNDPEAYLEWETKMEMVFDCHNYSEIKKVKLAAIEFTDYAIVWWDQLLINRRRNREPPVDTWEEMKMLMRRRFVPNHYYRGLYQKLQRLTQGSKSVDEYYKEMEVAMIRANVEEDREATMARFLHGLNREIADIVELQHYVELTDMVHQAIKVEEQFKRKGLARRGQPMATTSPWKTAPKRDEQLQNKQKFEPSKNAKPTTTTTSGNTEASISKTRDIKCFKCQGRGHIASQCVNKRVMVINAQGELESENEEEVDDDDMPPLEDADDEQNAVVGDLLVARRVLNVQVKEEESNQRENLFHTRCFVNNKVCSVIIDGGSCTNVASTYLVEKLALTTLKHPHPYRLQWLNECGEIKVTRQVLVALSIGKYEDEVLCDVVPMHACHLLLGRPWQYDRRVTHDGFTNRYSFTLKRQPITLVPLTPKQVMEDQLKLQRSNEKKKEKERKAEKEKFSYIAKKSEIKRALFSHQPLIVLMYKEALLCTNDLVGTLPSNIVSLLQKFEDVFPEEVPSGLPPIRGIEHQIDFIPGASIPNRPAYRSNPEETKELQRQVGELLEKGYVRESMSPCAVPVLLVPKKDGTWRMCVDCRAINNITVKYRHPIPRLDDMLDELHGSCVFTKIDLKSGYHQIRMKEGDEWKTAFKTKYGLYEWLVMPFGLTNAPSTFMRLMNHVLRAFIGRFVVVYFDDILIYSKNLEEHVMHLKSVLEILRKEKLFANLKKCTFCTDKLVFLGFVVSKRGIGVDEEKVKAIQEWPTPTTISQVRSFHGLASFYRRFVRDFSSLATPLIEVIKKNVPFKWGKEQENAFNLIKEKLTNAPLLVLPNFAKTFEIECDASGIGIGAVLMQGGHPVAYFSEKLSGAALNYPTYDKEMYALVRALENWQHYLWPKEFVIHTDHESLKHLKGQQRLNKRHAKWVEFIETFPYVIRYKQGKENVVADALSRRYALLSILDTKLLGFEYIKDLYAQDSDFADVFNACEKVAFDKFYRQDGFLFRENKLCVPMCSLRELLVREAHGGGLMGHFGVAKTLGILHDHFFWPHMKRDVERICEKCITCKHAKSKLKPHGLYTPLPIPSEPWTDISMDFVLGLPRTKRGRDSIFVVFSPFEIVYGFNPLSPLDLTPLPLSERVNLDGKKKAEFVKMIHEKARLNIERRTQQYVHQANKGRKKVVFEPGDWVWLHLRKERFPEKRRSKLLPRGDGPFQVVERINDNAYKLDLPSEYGVSASFNVADLSPFDVGDDLRTNPSQEGENDGNQGAGHADHTHGNGAEVVQDPLSLPSGPITRLRAKRFKEALNGLIQENWADSKKTALKMSHKNESTPKEEADNSFFVLRAMQQQFERLNLVSEEVKDRMDQQEAVIRNLQGHIASQCPNKWVMVMRDNRDVMTNNEDDSDEMPELVNASDDDGVKYPVE